TTTACATTAAGGTTTTCACTTCAACAAAAATTGTATGGACATTACATAATATTTTACCTCATAATGCGAACCATATTAGATTTCACAGATGGGTAAGATCTTGGTTTGGAAAAAAATGTGAATGGGTTAGAGTTTTTTCAAATGATTCAATTAGGAAGGCAAGTAAGGATTTAAAGCTTGTTAGTAGTAAATTTATTACTATTCCGGAAGGTGACTATTCTAATATTTACCCGAATAATATGTCCCAAATTGAGGCTCGAAAGATTTTAAACATTTCTCCTGATAAATATGTATTACTGAGTTTAGGGTATATTAAGCCTTACAAAGGAATTGAAAAGTTGATAGATTCTTTTTCAAAATTAAATAAGAAAAAAGTTGAGTTACTAATTGCCGGAGAGGGTATAGACAAGGAATATATCCGAAGTTTAAAATCAAAGTTGAGTTTATTAAATGAAAAACGGATAAGATTGATCGATAATTTTATTCCCATGAATGACCTACAAATATACTTTAACGCTGCTGATCTTGTTGTTTTACCCTTTGATAAGGTTGAAAATTCAGGAAGTGCTATCATGGCAATGGGTTTTAAAAAACCTGTTCTTGCCCCCAAAATGGGTGTATTAAAAAAGAGACTGGGACAGCAAGATCAATTACTCTATAAGGATCTCACAAAAGGCTTAGAAGTGGCAATATCCTTAAATAGAAAACAATTACATTTATTTGGTGAGAAAAATTATTTAGCCTTGCAAAATTATCAATGGAAGGACTTTGGAAAATGTTTTGATGTTTAATCTTAAAATTAATTTTTAACTATAATTTGAAAAAAGTACTTACTGTATTTGGAACAAGACCAGAAGGTATTAAAATGGCAGTTTTGGCCAAAGAACTGAACGAAGAAAAGTATATTGATCATAAAATTTGTGTCACAGCCCAGCATCGTGATATGTTAGATCAAGTATTAGAATTATTTGATATAACTCCTGATTTTGATTTAGATATAATGCAACACGGTCAAGATTTAACAGATGTGACCAACCGCGTATTATCTGGTATGCGGGATCTATTTAAAAATACTTGGAAGCCCGATTTGGTCTTGATTCATGGTGATACCACAACATGCTTTGCGACTGCTCTGGCTGCTTTTTATGCAGGAATTAAAATTGGTCATGTTGAAGCTGGTTTACGCACGGGTGATTTAAGATCGCCTTTTCCTGAAGAGGCAAATAGGGTATTGGTAAGCAGAATAGCGACTTATCATTTTGCTCCAACAGTGAAAAACGTAGAGAATTTGTTGGACGAAGGCGTTATGGAGGAAAGGATAATTCAGACAGGTAATACGGTCATAGACTCTTTAAAATTTATAGCTCATAAATTGGAAGGTTTTTCGGAAAAAATAAGAAATACTGGTTTACCCGATTTATTAGAAAATGGCCGTAAATTTATTCTAATCACCGGGCACAGACGAGAAAATTTTGGAGATGGTTTTATACATATTTGTGCGGCCATTAAGGAATTGGCTATAACTAATAATACATTTGATTTTGTGTATCCAGTGCATATGAATCCCAACGTACAGAAACCTGTAAGAGAAATTTTGGCAGAATTACCCAACGTTCATTTGATTAAACCTTTGCAATATGAAGATTTTGTTTATGCCATGAAGCACAGTTATTTGGTTTTGACAGATTCAGGAGGGGTCCAGGAAGAAGCTCCGGGTTTAGGGAAGCCAGTCTTAGTGATGCGCGATACAACAGAGCGACCAGAGGCAGTTGAGGCAGGAACGGTTCGTCTTGTTGGAGCAGATAAGGGAAATATAGTTTCAGGTGTTCAAAATTTAATTGATGATCAGGAATTATATGACCAAATGTCTGAAGCACATAATCCATATGGTGAAGGAGATTCGGTGAGAAAAATAGTCAAATTTATATTGGAACTCTGATGCTAGCTTTTTGTCATATACCTAAAACAGCAGGATCCACTTTTAATTATATCCTTCAAAAAAATTTTGGGTGTAATCTAAATTCGATTATCCCGAGAAATGGATCTAATTATTACTACAAAGATCTTAAAAAAGATCAATTTGTATATGGTGGTGCAAAATGTATAGCTGGTCATGGTCTAAAACCATTCATTGATTATAAAGAATTTAATTCTAAATTGAAGTGGATAACTTTTTTCAGAGATCCTATAAAACGATTTGTTTCTCAATACATTCATCAACAGACAAGTAATCTTTCTCAATATCACATGCCAATTATTGATTGGGCTGAAAAATATGAAAGAAGAAATTGGCAGGTGAAATGGATAGCAGGTGAAGAGGATTTGATTGCGGCCAAGCAAATTATTGAGGAAAAATTTATTTTTTCGGGAGTAACAGAGAAATTTGATCAATCCCTTATACTATTTAGGTCTTTATTGGATAATAAAATAGATATTTCATATACGACACCAAAAATGGTAGTAAGAAATTATAATTTAAAAAATGAATTATTGAATGAAAAATATGATTCATTGTTAACCTTTTTTATCGAACAAAATGAATTGGATATTCAACTGTATGATTTTGCTAAAAGAAATTTTGAGAAAGCATTCAATCAAATTAGTTTAAAGGAACGAAGTTATTTTGAACAAAGGTCTTTTTGTCGTGAGAAAATGTTTGGGCTTAAGAGAGAATTATTGTATAAGCCTTATGTATATTTAACGAAATGATGGATTTAACAAGACTAAAATATCTTCAAAAAAATCCTATTTTCATTTTATTGTTTATTAATTCGTTGCTGGTCATACTTGGATATGCAACAGCAAGAGTTTTAGGATCGGGAGCTTTTGGTCAGTTGAAACTATTTCGAACGATTTTATTGTTTGGTTCATTGGTATATGTTTTTAAACTGAATGGTCCTTTTTGTAAAAACTTATTGAATAGTTCAGCTATTTACACTCTATTAATTTGTATAATTTTTTTCGCATTATTAAGAGGAGATGATATTGGTGATTTATATCGCTCTACCACTTTTATTATTCCCTTTTTATATGTTTTGTATACAATTAATTACTTATTAAATTTTGGTGCATTTAATCTTTTAGTTGTTTTTTCTTGGATCACGATGATTATCTATGTATTGGTTCCAATATCATTTTTTTTGTTTGGAGGAGATTTAACTGAAACTTTAATCTATGGTAAGAAAGATAGTGAGGCATTTGTATCGAATCATTATGGATGGAGCTCAACCGTGTACATCCTTAGCTCACTAACTGTTTTAAAATATTATCCGTTGAAAAGGTTATTGAAATATGCAATTTTAGTGTTTTTACCTATATCTTTTTATTTACTTATAATAAGTGCAAATAGATCTGGAATTTTAGCTTTAGTGCTTGCTTTTATATTTTTCATCTTTAAGGATCGACATGTTAATTTAGGAACTAAAATTATGATTATAATAATTCCAATATTGACAATAGTTTATTTGGCAAACCAAGAATATTCTGCTATTGATTTTTTAATGGAGAAAAATGAAGCACAAATAGAATCAGGAAAGGAAGGAAGATTTGAAGCTGCGAGTGATATGATAAATGAATTTGAAGAAAATCCTGTTTTATGGTTCACTGGTGTGGGGATGTTTAATTATGAAATATTGGTTGAAAAGGGTGGTATTCTAAGAGGTTATCATAATTCATATTTTGAGATTTTATTTGGAGCTGGTTTTTTACTTTTCATTATATTTTTAATATTTATGTTATTTTGGCCATTGATTGTGTTTTGGAAGGTGACTAATAATTATTCTTTATTAATTTTTCCCTTAATTCTAATTCCATTTTTTGAAATGGACTTAACCGCCGGACAGTTTTTGTTTTTTCCTTGGTTCTCTTATATATTAGTTTTGAATGCAAAAGAATTGCACCCATTACTTTACAAGTCTTATAATATTTTATGAGAAAAATTCTTTTTTCATCTAATTCATTTGAAATCATAGACAATGGCCCTGCTTTATTTGCTAATTTATTATATCAATGCACTGCTGATTCAAGGGAGTACGATTTAAGAATCATTTCTGAAGATTTAAGTTTCGAAAATCTTAATAAAAAACGCCTATATTATTTGAAATTAAA
This DNA window, taken from Lutimonas zeaxanthinifaciens, encodes the following:
- a CDS encoding O-antigen ligase family protein, with translation MMDLTRLKYLQKNPIFILLFINSLLVILGYATARVLGSGAFGQLKLFRTILLFGSLVYVFKLNGPFCKNLLNSSAIYTLLICIIFFALLRGDDIGDLYRSTTFIIPFLYVLYTINYLLNFGAFNLLVVFSWITMIIYVLVPISFFLFGGDLTETLIYGKKDSEAFVSNHYGWSSTVYILSSLTVLKYYPLKRLLKYAILVFLPISFYLLIISANRSGILALVLAFIFFIFKDRHVNLGTKIMIIIIPILTIVYLANQEYSAIDFLMEKNEAQIESGKEGRFEAASDMINEFEENPVLWFTGVGMFNYEILVEKGGILRGYHNSYFEILFGAGFLLFIIFLIFMLFWPLIVFWKVTNNYSLLIFPLILIPFFEMDLTAGQFLFFPWFSYILVLNAKELHPLLYKSYNIL
- a CDS encoding sulfotransferase family 2 domain-containing protein; the encoded protein is MLAFCHIPKTAGSTFNYILQKNFGCNLNSIIPRNGSNYYYKDLKKDQFVYGGAKCIAGHGLKPFIDYKEFNSKLKWITFFRDPIKRFVSQYIHQQTSNLSQYHMPIIDWAEKYERRNWQVKWIAGEEDLIAAKQIIEEKFIFSGVTEKFDQSLILFRSLLDNKIDISYTTPKMVVRNYNLKNELLNEKYDSLLTFFIEQNELDIQLYDFAKRNFEKAFNQISLKERSYFEQRSFCREKMFGLKRELLYKPYVYLTK
- the wecB gene encoding non-hydrolyzing UDP-N-acetylglucosamine 2-epimerase, translating into MKKVLTVFGTRPEGIKMAVLAKELNEEKYIDHKICVTAQHRDMLDQVLELFDITPDFDLDIMQHGQDLTDVTNRVLSGMRDLFKNTWKPDLVLIHGDTTTCFATALAAFYAGIKIGHVEAGLRTGDLRSPFPEEANRVLVSRIATYHFAPTVKNVENLLDEGVMEERIIQTGNTVIDSLKFIAHKLEGFSEKIRNTGLPDLLENGRKFILITGHRRENFGDGFIHICAAIKELAITNNTFDFVYPVHMNPNVQKPVREILAELPNVHLIKPLQYEDFVYAMKHSYLVLTDSGGVQEEAPGLGKPVLVMRDTTERPEAVEAGTVRLVGADKGNIVSGVQNLIDDQELYDQMSEAHNPYGEGDSVRKIVKFILEL
- a CDS encoding glycosyltransferase, which encodes MKAKIKIACLPVAGIQNPYQYLMIEGLNTSKKLNAFNGIDDRFFGIYKTVHKYHPDYIHFDWINSYYQRRTFWMTLIFLPNFIFQVLYIKVFTSTKIVWTLHNILPHNANHIRFHRWVRSWFGKKCEWVRVFSNDSIRKASKDLKLVSSKFITIPEGDYSNIYPNNMSQIEARKILNISPDKYVLLSLGYIKPYKGIEKLIDSFSKLNKKKVELLIAGEGIDKEYIRSLKSKLSLLNEKRIRLIDNFIPMNDLQIYFNAADLVVLPFDKVENSGSAIMAMGFKKPVLAPKMGVLKKRLGQQDQLLYKDLTKGLEVAISLNRKQLHLFGEKNYLALQNYQWKDFGKCFDV